In Helianthus annuus cultivar XRQ/B chromosome 9, HanXRQr2.0-SUNRISE, whole genome shotgun sequence, the following are encoded in one genomic region:
- the LOC110879908 gene encoding probable inactive purple acid phosphatase 27, translated as MTYKGKKHFSLKDMPKQEMTTMKNLSFFLLLVSAIFVHTVSGHDSFYSRLLNNGIENHRPHVPIGEQPLAKIAIHKAVIALHKSAYIHANPFILGSKGEDTEWVNIKFEYPEPTNDDWVGVFSPAKFNASDCYPETGNWPEAPYICTAPIKYKFANHSTADYVNTGKATLSFQIINQRADFSFALFTGGLENPKLVAVTNPISFANPKAPLYPRLAHGKAWDEMTVTWTSGYNIDEATPLVEWGWKGHIKKLSPAGTLTFTRGSMCGAPARTVGWRDPGFIHTSFLKDLWPNTIYEYRMGHMLKNGSTIWSKSYSFKSSPYPGQDSLQRVIIFGDMGKAERDGSNEYSSYQPGSLITTDQLIKDLDNYDIVFHIGDLPYANGFLSQWDQFTKQVEPISSVKPYMIASGNHERDYPNTGSFYNTPDSGGECGVPAETMYYVPAENRAKFWYSTDYGMFHFCIADSEHDWREGSEQYAWIEKCLASVDRNKQPWLIFSAHRVLGYSSNDWLANEGAFEEPMGRAHLQKLWQKYKVDIAFYGHVHNYERSCPIYQNQCVNSEISHYSGTVNGTIHVVVGGGGSHLSEFTKINTFWSLYKDHDWGFVKLTAFNHSSLLFEYKKSADGEVYDSFTISREYRDVLACVHDGCEATTLAT; from the exons ATGACCTATAAAGGCAAGAAACATTTCTCTTTGAAAGACATGCCTAAACAGGAAATGACTACTATGAAAAATCTTTCATTCTTCTTGCTTTTGGTCTCAGCTATTTTTGTTCATACAGTTAGTGGTCATGATTCATTTTACTCTCGTCTTCTAAACAATGGTATCGAGAATCATCGCCCTCATGTTCCCATCGGTGAACAACCACTCGCCAAAATCGCCATTCACAAAGCTGTTATTGCTCTCCATAAATCAGCTTACATTCATGCTAACCCTTTCATTCTTGGATCTAAG GGTGAGGATACTGAATGGGTCAACATTAAATTTGAGTACCCTGAGCCAACTAATGATGACTGGGTTGGAGTTTTTTCACCAGCAAAGTTCAA TGCATCGGATTGTTACCCCGAGACCGGTAACTGGCCAGAAGCTCCATACATATGCACAGCCCCAATAAAG TACAAATTTGCAAACCACTCTACTGCTGATTATGTTAACACTGGGAAAGCGACGCTGAGCTTTCAGATTATTAATCAACGTGCAGATTTCTCCTTTGCCTTGTTTACGGGCGGATTGGAAAAT CCAAAATTGGTAGCTGTTACAAACCCGATATCATTTGCAAACCCGAAGGCCCCTCTATACCCTCGTCTTGCTCATGGAAAGGCTTGGGATGAG ATGACGGTGACATGGACCAGCGGCTACAACATTGATGAAGCCACTCCACTTGTTGAATGGGGTTGGAAGGGCCATATCAAAAAGCTTTCTCCTGCAGGAACATTAACCTTTACACGCGGCAGCATGTGTG GAGCCCCTGCACGTACAGTTGGATGGCGTGATCCTGGTTTTATCCACACTAGTTTCTTAAAGGATTTGTGGCCCAACACCAT ATACGAATATAGAATGGGGCATATGCTCAAAAATGGATCTACTATTTGGAGTAAATCATATTCATTCAAATCATCCCCATACCCAGGACAAGACTCATTGCAGCGTGTTATAATATTCGGAGACATGGGAAAG GCTGAACGTGATGGATCAAACGAGTATTCAAGTTATCAGCCCGGATCCCTGATTACTACAGACCAGTTAATCAAGGACCTTGATAACTATGATATAGTTTTCCATATAGGAGATTTGCCTTATGCAAATGGATTTCTGTCACAGTGGGATCAATTCACCAAACAAGTCGAACCCATTTCATCAGTAAAGCCATATATGATTGCAAG TGGCAATCATGAACGCGATTATCCTAATACAGGATCCTTCTATAACACTCCTGATTCAGGTGGGGAGTGTGGTGTGCCAGCGGAGACTATGTACTATGTCCCTGCAGAAAATAGAGCTAAGTTTTGGTACTCAACAGATTATGGAATGTTTCACTTTTGTATAGCGGATTCAGAGCACGATTGGCGAGAGGGTTCAGAACAATATGCATGGATAGAGAAATGTTTGGCATCAGTTGACAGAAACAAACAACCATGGCTGATATTTTCTGCTCACCGTGTTCTTGGCTATTCTTCGAACGACTGGTTAGCCAATGAGGGTGCTTTTGAAGAGCCCATGGGACGAGCGCACTTACAGAAGCTATGGCAGAAATATAAGGTGGACATTGCATTTTACGGGCACGTCCATAACTACGAAAGATCATGTCCTATATATCAG AACCAATGTGTGAACTCGGAAATATCTCATTATTCTGGTACTGTAAACGGGACGATTCATGTTGTGGTTGGTGGTGGAGGGAGCCATTTGTCGGAATTCACCAAGATTAATACATTTTGGAGCTTGTATAAAGATCATGATTGGGGATTTGTGAAACTAACAGCGTTTAATCACTCTTCGTTGTTGTTCGAGTACAAGAAGAGCGCTGATGGAGAGGTTTATGATAGCTTCACAATATCAAGGGAGTACAGAGATGTATTGGCATGTGTACATGATGGTTGTGAAGCTACAACTTTGGCAACTTAG